The genomic window CTGCCAGGCCGGCGCGCGGGCGAGCAGCGTCTGATAGGCCGCCTTGGCCGCACCGATATCCCTGACCAGAGCGACGACGTGATCGAGGCCGGTGATCATCTTCCCCCCTTTTTGACCGCCCCTTGTCGACCCGGAACCAAGGCCGAAAAACGGCGTTTGTCCGGGCTTGGCATTTCCCTGTCATGGTCGTATTCCCCCACCATGCTGACCTCAAGCGCTTCGGGCGGCAGTCTTGCGAATATTTTCAGCGATCCCTCGGCGGAACCGGTGTTAGAGTAGGCGTGCCGGCCGGGACCACAAGCGCATCACGGACAAGCAATGCAGGCTCTCTTCATCGGACAGACCTATATCGACGTCGTCTTCATCACTGACCACATGCCGACCGGCGACGAGAAGCACGTGGCTTCGGACTACGCGGTTTCCTTCGGCGGCAACGCGGTGACGGCGGCGTTCTGCTGCGCCAAGCTCGGCATCGTGCCCGATCTCATCGCCACCGCCGCCAATGACTGGCTGGGGCGGATGTTCCAGGACATGTGCGCAAAATACGCGATCTCGCTGCACGCGCGGAAGGTGAAGCAGTCCTCGCTCTCCTTCATCATGCCCAAGGACGGCAAGCGTGCCATCGTCCGTTGCCGCGACGACGAGCACATCCATCCGTTCCCGATGCTCAATCTCGGTGGCTGCCGCGCGCTGCACGTCGACGGCCACCAGCCGGATGCGGCGATCCACTATGCCAAGGTGTGCCGCGAGGCCGGCATCTTAACCTCGCTCGACGGCGGCGGGCTGCGCACCAATACCCACGAGCTGCTGGAATATATCGACGTCGCCATCGTCGCCGAGCGGCTGTGCGAGCAGATGGACCTGACGCCGGAGAAAATGCTCGATTACCTCAAGAGCCGCGGCTGCAAGATCGGCGGCGTCACCATGGGCGAGAAGGGCCTGTTCTGGTATGACGAGACCGGGACGGTGCAGGTGATGCCGGCGATGCCGATCCCGCGCGAGCGCGTGATCGACACCAACGGCGCCGGCGACGTCTTCCACGGCGCCTATGTCTATTCCTACCTCGCCCATCCCGGCAAAAGCTGGCGCGAGCATTTTGATTTTGCCCGCGCCGCATCGACCTACAAGATCCAGCGCCTCGGCAACGAGGCCGGCCTGCCGACGCTCGTCGACATCGCCAAGGTCAGGCACGAATTCGAGGTCAGGGTCTAGCGTTCGGAAGGGTGTGTCATGGGGCGCGTCTTCGTCGCCGGAAGCATCAACATGGATGTAGTGGCGACGGCCGATCGCCATCCCAAGGTCGGCGAGACCATCGCCGGCCGCCAGGTGCTGTATTTCCCGGGCGGCAAGGGCGCGAACCAGGCGGTGGCGGCGTCGCGGCTCGGTGCCAGGACCACGCTGATCGGGCGGCTGGGGAAGGATTCCTTCGGAGCTGAGCTTAAGGTTTTCCTGCGCAGTCAGGGCATCGATCTCGGCTATCTCCAGGAGACGACCGCTGCGCACACCGGCACGGCCATCATCACGGTGGCGGAGGCCGACAACACCATCGTCGTCATCCCCGGCGCCAATGCATTGGTCGACGCCGATGACGTCAGCGTCGTGCCGCTGCTGGACGGCGACGTCGCGGTCAGCCAGTTCGAAATTCCGCTGCCGGCGATTGCCGCGTTCTTCCAGCGCGCACGCGCCGCCGGAGCCATGACGCTGCTCAACCCGGCGCCGGCGCAAAGCATGCCCGGCGAGCTGCTCGCGCTGGTCGACATCCTCGTGCTGAACGAGACCGAGCTCGGCTTCCTCGCCGGCACCGAGCTCTCCGACGGCGACGAGGCCGCGCGGATCATCGAGGTGGCACGGCAGCTTCAGGCGCGGCCGGACCAGACCATCTGCGTCACGCTCGGCAGGCGCGGCGTGCTCGCACTGGCGGGGCGCGAGGAGATTTCGGTGCCGGGGCGCGCGGTGCAGGCGGTCGACACCACAGGCGCCGGCGACTGCTTCGTCGGCGCGCTCGCGGCGCGCCTCGCCGATGGCACGGCCTTGCGCGACGCGCTCACCTTTGCCAACGCCGCCGCTTCGATCAGCGTCCAGCGGATGGGCGCCGGGCCGTCGATGCCGACGGCGAAGGAAGTGGCTGCGGTCTCGTAAGACGGAGCGCTTTCATCACCTCGCCCCGCTTGCGGGAAGAGGTCGGATTGCATCGAAGATGCAATCCGGGTGAGGTGGAATCTCCGCGAGCCCAGCTATCACCGTCCCCGCGGAAAGTCCCCCTCACCCCGACCCTGTCTCCGCAAGCGGGGCGAGGGAGAAGAGACTCAAGCCAGCGCGCTCTTCAGGTCAAAACTCTCATCGGCGGCCTGCTCCGGCGTGATCGAGCGATCCATGGCCTGCAAGCGGCGGCCGAACATGTGGTCGCCGGCGCGGTTGATCGATTCGATGCCGAGCAGCTTGTCGCCGTGGTAGCAGAACGCCGAGAACGCCTTCTTGGCGGGATCGCCGCGCAGCACGACGCGGTCATAGCCGGTGGTGAGACCGGCGATCTGGAGCTTGTCCTCGCCCTGGTCGCTCCAGAACCAGGGATGGCCGTCATAGGGCCTTCGGTCGCCGGTCAGCCGCGCCGCGAGGCAGCGGGCGTGATCGGTGGCGTTCTGCACCGATTCCAGCCGCAGCGAGCCGCCGAAGCGCGGGCTTGCGAACAGCGCGCAATCACCGATCGCGGAGATATTGGGATCAGCCGTCGCAAGATATTCGTCGACGATGATGCCGGAGGCAACCGGCAGCCCTGCCTCTGCGGCAAGCTCGATATTCGGCAGCACGCCGACGCCGACCACGACGAGATCGGCGGGCAGATGCCGTCCGTCGCTCAAGGAGACGCCGGTGACCTTGCCGCCCTCCGCCTCGAT from Bradyrhizobium zhanjiangense includes these protein-coding regions:
- a CDS encoding sugar kinase translates to MQALFIGQTYIDVVFITDHMPTGDEKHVASDYAVSFGGNAVTAAFCCAKLGIVPDLIATAANDWLGRMFQDMCAKYAISLHARKVKQSSLSFIMPKDGKRAIVRCRDDEHIHPFPMLNLGGCRALHVDGHQPDAAIHYAKVCREAGILTSLDGGGLRTNTHELLEYIDVAIVAERLCEQMDLTPEKMLDYLKSRGCKIGGVTMGEKGLFWYDETGTVQVMPAMPIPRERVIDTNGAGDVFHGAYVYSYLAHPGKSWREHFDFARAASTYKIQRLGNEAGLPTLVDIAKVRHEFEVRV
- the rbsK gene encoding ribokinase, with amino-acid sequence MGRVFVAGSINMDVVATADRHPKVGETIAGRQVLYFPGGKGANQAVAASRLGARTTLIGRLGKDSFGAELKVFLRSQGIDLGYLQETTAAHTGTAIITVAEADNTIVVIPGANALVDADDVSVVPLLDGDVAVSQFEIPLPAIAAFFQRARAAGAMTLLNPAPAQSMPGELLALVDILVLNETELGFLAGTELSDGDEAARIIEVARQLQARPDQTICVTLGRRGVLALAGREEISVPGRAVQAVDTTGAGDCFVGALAARLADGTALRDALTFANAAASISVQRMGAGPSMPTAKEVAAVS